Proteins encoded in a region of the Bombyx mori chromosome 23, ASM3026992v2 genome:
- the LOC101736376 gene encoding protein takeout, whose translation MFNYFFTIAIFIALSSYQCYARVAPDFIKICPGQKSECLKSTVQETIPIFSKGIPSLNIEPIDPLKQDKVVVELPGGFKVELLNGTVTGFRNCIVDSVSYNDEEAEMKFHCNLTIKGKYKAKGQILIVSINGDGDAKIKITDVALMLKVKFEDVERDGEVYQEVKSYSLDYKNEGRVTFFLTNLFKGNPEISKAVLSFINENWRQLTEEFGKPVVDELVRLVFEVVKKFFTSIPKKELFVD comes from the exons atgtttaattatttttttacaattgcgATATTTATCGCTTTAAGTAGCTATCAATGCTACGCTAGAGTAGCCC cggatttcattaaaatatgccCCGGGCAAAAGTCGGAATGTTTGAAGAGTACTGTACAGGAGACGATACCGATTTTCTCGAAGGGTATTCCGTCCCTAAATATAGAACCGATAGATCCACTGAAACAGGATAAAGTGGTCGTGGAGCTTCCGGGGGGTTTTAAAGTGGAACTCTTGAATGGAACTGTGACGGGCTTTAGAAATTGTATCGTGGATTCTGTCAG TTACAACGATGAAGAAGCTGAAATGAAATTCCACTGTAATTTGACGATCAAAGGAAAATATAAAGCTAAGggacaaattttaattgtatcaaTAAATGGAGACGGAGAcgcgaaaattaaaataa cgGACGTAGCACTAATGTTAAAGGTTAAATTTGAAGACGTGGAACGAGATGGCGAGGTTTATCAGGAAGTTAAAAGCTACTCGTTGGATTATAAAAACGAAGGAAGAGTTACATTTTTCTTGACGAATCTGTTCAAAGGGAATCCCGAAATTA GCAAAGCCGTTTTGTCGTTCATCAATGAAAATTGGAGGCAATTAACTGAAGAATTCGGAAAGCCAGTTGTCGATGAGCTGGTCCGTTTAGTATTTGAAGTTGTGAAAAAATTCTTTACTTCGATCCCTAAGAAAGAACTATTTGTTGATTAA